From the Rhizomicrobium palustre genome, the window CTATCGCTGGTATTACAGCGCCTGCGCCGTGCGCGCGGTGGAAAACAACCTCCTCGCCTTCTCCGGCATCCGCCCGATCAAGCGCACCCTGATTGGCGGCGTCGAGACCATGAGCGACGAGGATTGCCAGCACTGGTTCGCGAAAATGCAACAAGCCGGCGCGCGGGCGCGGTAGCAACATTTTCGTCATGGCCGGGCTCCGACCCGGCCATGACGGTTAGGTTTAGGATCACTTCTTCCCCCGCACCTTCCTTTTCAGCCTTGGCATTTTCCTGCGCTCCGGCATCACCTCGTTGGCGAGCTTCCTCACCTTCAGATACCGTTCGACAAGATCGAGCTTGGCCAGGAACGCCGCTCTCGGATCGGGGCGCCTGCAGCTTTCCTCAAACGCCGTCAGTTCCTCTTCGAACAACAACAGCATGCGCTGATTGAGCGAATCCATCCAATCATTGGTGAAATCATAAGCGCCTTCGGGACGCGGCAGCTTTTTCACCATGCTCTGATCCAGCGGGTTCATGTACGCCCCTCCTTTGCCTCTTCCTCGAAATGGGAAGGCGGGCTCGGCGGGTCAAGACTATATTCCGTACACGTACCAAAAAACCGCTCTATCCCCCTCGTTAAACATTTCCAAAGAGCGGCCTAACCGTTTGCCTTGCTGCCCATTTCGCCTCATGCACCAGGGCGCAAAAAATAAATCTATCCCCCTCTTTCAGACCGGCCTTACACTTCCCCGCGTTACAGCTCAAAAGAGGGGGCGAACCGGTCGTCCGATTTGCGAGCTGTGATCGGCGCCCTGCGAAGCTTGGACTAACGAACCAAGCGAAGCAGGGGGTGTGCTCGGTCGCCCCGCCTGCTCACCAATGGAGACGCTCCAGAGAGCAGATGCGCGCGAGACGTCGCTGGTCGGAAGATGTGAACATCTTTCGGGTGATAGCGCGACCGATGTCACGTCATAGAACGCCGGGTGCGGAACGCCGGAAGGCGGATATACGCGAAAGGCTTCAAGTTACCATGCTTGAAGCGAACAACCTGTGCTGCACGCCGCCTCCGGCGCCCGCACCGCCCCTCTACTCTCCGCGCGCAAGCGGCGGAGCGCGTTGCCGTGCCATTCACCTCCCCCTTCCCCTCTTCGCCTCCCGGTGCTATACCCCTCCCCGGTATATACCCCCCAGGGGTACAAGAGAGGCGCCGTGACTAAGGCCGATCCCAAACTTCTTTCCCGCCTCGCCCGTATCGAGGGCCAAGTGCGCGGTGTCATCCGCATGGTGGAGGAAGAGCGCTATTGCATCGACGTCTTGAACCAGACCCAGGCGATCAAGGCCGCGTTGAGTAAGGTCGAGGCCGAGGTTTTGAAGGGCCATGCCGCGCACTGCGTCGCCCATGCCATCAAATCCGGCAATGCGCGCGATCAGAAGCAGAAATTCGACGAGCTTGTGGAGTTGTTCAGCCGCTATGGAAAATGAAACGCTGAATCTCAAAGACCCCGTTTGCGGCATGACGCCGGCCCCGGAAAAAGCCATCGCCAAGGGCAACACCTCGGTGCGGGACGGCGTGCGCTACATCTTCTGCTGCGCTGGCTGCAAAACAAAATTCGATGCCGAGCCTACACGCTATGTGGTGTCATCGCCCGCGACTGCGGGCGACCCAGGTGGAGTTGCTGAGCCCTCAACGCCGATACATCGGTCTATTCTAAAGCCTGCTGAGCCGCGAGACCTGGATGGCCCGCAGTCGCGGGCCAAGACACATGGGGGCACGTGCTGCGAACATCACCACCACACCGCGCCAAAACCGCCGCCCGCCAACGCCAAGAACATCCTCTACACCTGCCCGATGCACCCTGAGGTGAAGCAGATGGGCCCGGGCGATTGCCCGCTGTGCGGCATGGCACTGGAACCGGCTGATCCCACAGCCGCGCAGGATGACAGCGAACTCAAGGATATGAGCTTCCGCTTCAAGGTTTCGCTGGCACTCACCTTGCCGGTTTTCCTTCTCGCTATGGCGGGCGATGCGATCCCGCTCTCGCACCAGATCAAGGCCATCATCGAAGCGGTGCTCGCCGCCCCCGTGGTGGCCTGGCTGGGCTGGCCGTTTTTTGTGCGCGGCTGGAAAGGCGCTATCAGCGGTCACGCCAATATGTTCACCCTGATCGGCTTGGGCGTGGCGGTGTCCTATCTCTACAGCCTCGCGGTGTTGATCGCGCCCGGCATTGTGCCCATGGCGGTGCATGGCAAAATGGGACCGCCGGTCTATTTCGAAGCCGCCGCGGTCATCATCACTTTGGTGCTGCTCGGCCAGGTCTTGGAGTTGAAAGCCCGCGCGGGCACAGGCGCCGCCTTGCGCGCCCTTCTTGATCTGTCGCCCAAAACCGCTTTGCGCCGCACGGCAAATGGAACGGAGACCATCGCCCAGGCCGATATTCAGCTCGGCGATGAATTGATCGTCCGTCCCGGCGAGGCCGTGCCCACTGATGGCGAGGTGATCGAAGGGATGAGCGCCATCGATGAATCCCTTCTCACCGGTGAATCCATGCCCGTCGCCAAACACACCGGCGATGCCGTCACCGGCGGCACGCTGAATGGACAAGGCGCGCTCACCATCCGCGCCACCCGCATCGGCGCTGATACCATGCTGGCGAAAATCGTCGCTCTGGTGGCCGAAGCGCAAAGAAGCCGCGCCCCGACGCAAAGCCTCGCCGATGCGGTTTCGGCCTGGTTCGTGCCGATTGTCACCGGCGTGGCGATCCTTGCTTTCATCGCTTGGCTCGCGGCCGGATACAACTTCGATTATGCGCTGCTGGCAGCCGTCTCAGTGCTGATCATCGCCTGCCCTTGTGCGCTGGGTCTCGCCACACCGATGTCGGTGATGGTGGCGGTCGGTAAAGGCGCCCATTCCGGTGTGCTGGTGAAAAACGCCGCCGCGTTGGAGAAATTCGCCGCCGCCGATGTGCTGGTACTGGATAAGACCGGCACCATCACCGAAGGCCGTCCCAGCCTCACGGCCATCTATGCGCCGCAAGGCGAGAACGAACTTCTCACCCTCGCCGCCGCGCTGGAAGTCAAAAGCGCCCATCCCTTGGCGAAGGCGGTACTGGAAGCTGCCAAAGATCTCACCTTACCCGCGGTCGAAAATTTCGAAAGCATCACCGGGCAAGGCCTCAAGGGCCGCATCGAGGGCGCCGAGATCCGCATCGGCAATGCCGCGTTCATGGCGGGGATCGACCTCTCGGCCCTTGAAGCCGAAACCACGCGCCACGCAGGCGCTACACTCCTCTATGTCGCGCGCAACACTGAGGCGCTGGGCTTCCTCGCCGTGCAAGACAAGCTGAAGCCGGATGCCGCCGTGCTGCTCAAGAGCCTCGATCTGAAAATCGTGCTCGCCACCGGCGACAGCGAAGAGGCCGCCGCCGCCATCGCAGCCGAAGCAGGCATCAGCGAACCTCATGCCCGGCTTATGCCCGAAGGCAAGGCCGAGCTTGTCCGCAACCTGCAAGGCCAAGGCCATACCGTCGCCTTCGCGGGCGATGGCGTGAATGACGCCCCGGCGCTCGCCGCCGCCGATGTCGCCATTGCCATGGGAGGGGGCTCTGATGCCGCCATTGAGACGGCGGGGCTGGTGCTGTTGAAGGGCGATCTTTCAGCCCTCCTCAAGGCCCGCCACCTCGCCCGCGCCGCCCGCACCAATATGAAACAGAATCTCGCCTTCGCCTTTTTCTACAACGCGCTGGGCGTGCCTTTGGCGGCGGGGGTGCTCTATCCCTTCACCGGCTGGCTGCTCTCGCCCATGATCGCGGCTGCGGCGATGAGTTTCAGTTCGGTCTCGGTGATCGCCAATGCGTTGCGCCTGAAGGGGGCTAGGCTTTAAACTCCGGCGCGACAAGAGGGGGCGCCGGTGGTTAAACGGGTGTGGAGTAAGAGCAAGCGGCCGTCATGGCTCCGCCGGATCCTGTGGGCCGTGTTCGCCCTCCTGGTGCCGCTGCCACTCGCCTATCTGGTGATCTTCCGCTTTGTCCCCATCCCCATCACCCCCCAGATGATTGGCGATTACGTCACGCTGCAAGAGGTGCATCAGAGCTGGCGCTCGATCGATGATATGTCCCCCGCGCTGCGCCACGCCGTCATCGGCTCGGAGGATCAGCTTTTCTGCACCCATCACGGTTTTGATTGGGATGATATCCAGCTCGCCTTGAAGCAGCATGATGAGAAGCCCGGCAAAAAGCTGCGTGGCGCATCCACCATTTCCCAGCAGGTCGCCCGCACCCTGTTCCTCGCCCCGGTCCGCAGTTGGGTCCGCAAGGGGCTCGAGGCTTACCTGACCGTGCTGGTGGAATTCACCTGGCCGAAAAAGCGAATTTTAGAGGCCTATCTTAACCTCGTGGATTGGGGGCATGGGAACTATGGCGCCGAGGCTGCCGCCCAGGCCTATTTCCACAAAAGCGCTGCCAAGCTGACGGCTTCCGAGGCGGCACGGCTGGCCTCCATCCTGCCTAACCCAGACAAATGGAAGGCGCAAAAGGCTGGTAAAGCCCGGATGAGCCGCGCCATGGCCCGCGAGCATGAAGCTTCGCGCGATGATCTCGATCGCTGTGTGAGGTAGTACTAGGAGTATCGAGGCAGTTTTATTACACTACCCGGATGCGCCGTTTGACCCACCTCGTATTTCAACCCGCCTCCCGGCTGGTCCGCCTCGTCCTTGGGGAGAAGCGGCTGGTTGTTGACCTGCAACCTGGGGAGGATTTCCACGCCCAGCTCCCGGTCTTCGAGGATGAGGACGAGACGCGCTGCGTCGGGCTATGGGCCATTCTGGATCACGTCGAAGGCAACTACCCCGACGCCCCGCTGATCCCCGAAGATGCCGCCGAACGCGGCGAGGCGTTGCGCTGGCTCGATTGGACTGCCACCGTCTTTACCGACCAAGTGACCCGTCGCGTGGTGTTCGAGAAAGCCAATCCGCGCTTCACCGGCAACCCCTCCCGCTCCACCCCCGACATGAACGTGATCCGCGCCGGGCGCGATGCCTTGCGCGACATGATCCCCATGCTCGCCGCCACCATGGATGAGCGCGGCAATCTTGTCAGCCGGGCTTGCACCATCGCCGATCTGGCGCTCGCTGCGCATATCTCCTCGCTGGATTATTTTGGCGAGATTGCCTGGGACCAGAGCGCCCCCTTGAAGGAGTGGTATATGCGGATGAAGTCGCGCCCTTCTTTCCGCTCGCTTCTGGCCGATCGCGTGCCCGGCCAGCCGCCGATCAAATATTATGCCGATCTCGATTTCTGAGCTTTCCGAGGCCGTCCGCCAGCGGGCGAAAGAGGAAGGCTTTGATGTGGTGCGGCTCGCAAAAGCCGTCGCCCCGCCCCATGCCACGGAACGCCTCAGCGAGTTCTTGGAGGCCGGTCGCCACGGCGAAATGGAATGGCTCGCCAAGAATGCTGAGAAGCGCGCCGATCCTTCCGTTCTATGGCCGGAAGCAAAAAGCATCATCGTGCTGGGTGTGAATTACGGTCCTGATCACGATCCGCGCGATGATCTTGGCGATAAGACACGCGGGGCGATTTCGGTTTATGCCCGCGGCGATGATTATCACGATGTCATCAAGAAAAAGCTCAAGAGCTTCGCAGGTCATCTATGCGCAACCTATGGCGGCGATGCCAAGGTGTTTGTCGATACCGCGCCGGTCTTGGAAAAAGCCATCGCCGAACAATCGGGCATGGGCTGGCAAGGCAAGCATACAAACCTCGTCAGCCGCGACTATGGCTCCTGGCTATTTCTAGGTTCGGTCTTCACCACCCTTGAACTCGAAGCAGACGAACCCCATCTCACTCATTGCGGCCAATGCCGGGCCTGTTTGGATGCCTGCCCGACCGAGGCCTTCCTGTCGCCCTTCCGCATGGATGCGCGGCGCTGCGTGTCTTACCTCACCATCGAGAATAAGGGCCCCATCCCCGCCGAGTTTCGTATCGCGATTGGCAATCGCATTTATGGCTGTGATGACTGCCTGTCGGCCTGCCCATGGAACAAATTCGCGCAAACCTCGCAGGAAGCCCAATTCGCCGCGTGCGCGATCACGCAGCAGCCGAAGCTCGCCGACCTCGCCCGCCTCGACGACGCCGAATTTCGCACCCTCTTCCGCGCTTCGCCGATCAAACGCATTGGCCGCGACCGCTTTATCCGGAATGTGCTGATCGCGATTGGCAATTCAGGCGATCAGACCCTCGCCGCCGAAGCCGAACGACTTCTCACCGATGCCTCGCCCTTGGTACGCGGCATGGCAGTCTGGGCGCTTTCCCGCCTCAGGTCCAATTTCGAAAGTTTGCGCGCGCGCCATCGCCCGAGCGAAACCGATCCGGCGGTGCTGGAGGAATGGGATCGCGTTTAGCGCGGCAGGCTCGAAAGATAGCGCTTGGCGTCCGCCGCGGTTTCGCCTTGCCCCGAACTCGCCGCCTTCTGCCAATCCTTGCGCGCGCCCACATTGTCGCCAGCGGAGAATTTCATCTTGCCGCGTTCCAGAAGAGCTGGCGGATAATCGGGATAGACCTCCAAGGCGCGCACAATATCGCTGGCGGCATCGGCCTTTTTGTCCTGCGCCCAACGCGCCGAAGCGCGCAGGACCAGAAGATCGGCGCGATTACTATCCTGCCCCAGAACGACGGAAAGATCGGCTTCGGCACCCTTCCAATCCTTCATCAGCCCGCGTGCCCTGGCGCGGTCCGCGTAGGTGGCCATATCATTCGGCAAATCCGACAGCGCCGAGGAATAAGACGCCACCGCATCGCGCGGCTTATTGGAAAGCATCCAGGCGGCGCCTGCCTGCTGAAACAGCGCGGCGCGTTCGCCCTTGGGCACATCGCGGTTACGGCCGAGAGCATCGAGTACCCGCGCAGCCTCGTCGTAACGCTTCAAGGCATAAAGCGCGAGGGCGTGGCAATGCATCGCCGCGCCACCACCGCCATGGGTTTGCCATTCCGCGGCTTTGCGCTCCGCCGTCTGAGGGCTCCTATCCACCATGGAAACACAACCGCTGTAATCGATATCTTCGGCAAAAGCGGGCGTGGCTACGACCATCAAACCCAACAACGCGGCGCGCTTCAGCATGCGTCCATCTCCTTCAGCAGTGCTTCCAGCGTGATCTCGATCAGCTTCAAATTGGTGGGGGAGGAGATGCGATGATCCGCGCCTTTGACCAAAGTGAAGGTCACATCGCCCTCGATCTGGTCCACCAGCTTGAAGCCTTGTTGCCAAGGCACGTCGGTGTCCGCGGTGCCATGCAGGATGCGCACAGGCCACTTGGCCCGCAGAATTTTATTCAGCACCAGATTGTTGCGACCGTCTTCCAGCAGCGTCCGCGTGATAGGATAACCGCCCTCCGCATAATTCCAGACGCCTTTTTCCTGCACCACCGCCTGCACTTCCGGCGGCATGCGCGACCAGATGAGGTCTTCGGTGAAATCCGGCGCCGGAGCAATCAGAAGCATTCCAGCGACACGCTCCGGCCGCGCATGGGCCAGAAGCGTAGAAATCCAGCCGCCCATACTGGAGCCGACCAACATCTGCGGCCCTTCGGTCAGTTCATCAAGCACGGCCAAAGCATCATCGCGCCAGCGCGAGATGGTTCCGGCGGCAAAATCGCCCGAAGACTCGCCATGGCCGAAATAGTCGAAGCGCAAGAAGGCGCGGTCATTCTTCTCGGCCCAATCGGACAAAGCTTGCGCCTTGGAGCCGGACATGTCGGAATGGAAGCCGCCAAGCCAGAGAATCCCGGGCCCGCGCCCGGCTATGCGGCGATAGGCAATCGTCTCGCCACCATCGCGCGCAAAAGTGAAAGGATCGGCCATTGCAACTTCCCGGAAAATCCCACAATGCGTCAAAGCACGTCCGGCCTCAAAGCACCAGCCGGAAGCTGTTCATGAAACATGTGTTAGGCCTGGGGAGGTCCGCATGAGGTTCAAGGTTCTTTTCCTTTTGGCGGCCTTCCTGTTCGGGATGGCGGCCCCCGCCTCTGCCCAAGCCGTGCCTCTGCGCGCACCGACCTCGCATATTGAAGTGGGCACCCTGCCCCCCGCCGGGGTCTCAAGCTTCGACCCCGTGAAGGCGACCGATGCTTATCTCGCCCAAGTTCCTGCTGCCAAGCGTGCCAAGACCGACGCCTATTTCGAAGGCGGCTATGTGCTGCAAGTGGTCGATCTGATCTATGGCTTGGTGATCGCGGGCGTCCTGTTATGGGGAAAATTCTCCAGCCGCATGCGCGAGTTCGCGGAAGGCGTCACACGCCATCGCTTCTGGCAGGCACCGATCTACATTGCCCAGTATGTGGTGGTGACGACGGTGCTAATGCTGCCGCTTGCGGTCTATGAGGGCTTTTTTCGCGAGCATAAATACGGCCTCTCCAATCAGACCCTCGGCCAATGGGCAGGCGAGTTCGGTATTGGGTTTGTGATTCAGCTCATCGGCATGACGGTTCTGTTGACCCTCATCTACGCCGCTGCGCGCGCGGCGCGCCGGGCCTGGTGGATATGGGGCGCGGGCATCACCATCGCCGGCATGGTGTTCATGATGCTGATCGCGCCGATCGTTGTCGAACCGCTGTTCAACAAATATACCCCGCTGCCGGATAGCGGCATGAAGAACGCCATCCTCTCCATGGCGCGCGCCAATGGCATTCCCGCCAAGAATGTCTATGTCGTGGATGCGTCCAAACAGACCAAGAAGGTTTCGGCCAATGTCGCAGGCCTGTTCGGCACGACCCGCATCGCGCTGAACGACAACCTTCTGAACCGCGGTACCCCCAGCGAGGTTCTCTCCGTTCTTGGCCATGAGATGGGTCATTACGTGATGAACCATGTCGGCAATTTCGTCGTCTGGATGGGTCTTCTGATCCTGTTCGGTTTCTGGTTCGTGGATAAGGCGTTCTATGGGCTCGCCGGTATCTTCGGCGGCAATTGGGATGCGCGCAGCATTGACGACCCTGCGGGCCTGCCCGCGGTAATGGCGCTGATTTCAGTGTTCTTCTTTTTCGCCACACCCGTGACCAACACCATGATCCGCACCCAGGAAATCGAGGCGGATATCTATGGCCTCAACGCGGTGCGCCAGCCCGATGCCTTTGCGAAGGTGGCCCTGATGGCCGGCGAATACAGGAAGCTGGAACCCGGCAAGCTCGAAGAAACCGTCTTCTTCGATCACCCATCGGGGCGCAATCGCATCCTGATGGCGATGCGCTGGAAGGCGGAGCATCTGAACGACCCGGACATCATGGCCGGGCCGATCTCCCCGCAGTAACTATTTAAGGCTTACGCCCAGCGGCACCAAAAACGCCGCTGCGGCGCTTCTCTGCTCCGCCGACCATTCGGCCATCAGGCTTTGGGCGAGCGTCGCCTGGCTTTTCAAGATCACCCCGTCATCCAGGATTTTCAGGCCATTGGCCTTGAGCGTCGAGCCGGTGGTGGTGATGTCGACGATGGCTTCCGCGGTGCCCGCAGTGGGAGCACCTTCGGTGGCCCCGGCACTCGGCACAATGCGGTAATCCGAAATACCGGCGCTGGCGAAATAGCTGCGCGTCAACTGCGTGTACTTCGTCGCGATGCGCAAGCGCTTCTTGTGACGGGTCGCGTAGGCGGCACAGATGTCATCGAGGTCCGCCATGGTGGAGACATCGATCCAGCTTGCGGGCACGGCAACCACCACATCGGCAAAGCCAAAGCCGAGCGGCTGCAACAGCGCGATGCGGCGGTCGAGTTCCGGCGCAGCCTCGCGAATAAGGTCTTCGCCCGTAACGCCGAGATGCACATCGCCATTGGCGAGCGATGCGGCGATTTCGGAGGACGACAACAGCATCACATCGATGCCGGGATGGCCTTCCACGGTCGCGCGATAGCCGCGCGCACCCGCAGTTTGCTTCAAGGCAATGCCAGCGGTGCCAAGATAGGCATCGAACTGTTCTTTCAAGCGTCCCTTGGAAGGAACGGCAAGAGTCACCATATCTGTCATTGTGCCGCTCTCGCTGCGATGAGGCGCTCAGTGCGGATGGCACAGCCCACCGCGGTGGTGCCACGCGGCGCGCCCAGCGTTTCCATGAGCGTATCATAACGCCCGCCACCAGCGACCTCGCCGCTATGGGTCCAGAATTCGAAGACGAAGCCGGTGTAGTATTCAAGATTGCGCCCGAAATGGGCGACGAAGCGCACGCGGGCAGGATCGATATCCATCGACTTCAAGGCATGCAGGCGATCCGCCATAGCCGAAAGCGGCTTCAGCATTTTGACCGCCACAGGCTTGGTCAGGGCCCGCAACCGCTCGAGCGCCTCCTCGCAAGGCCCACTCACCTTCAAGAATTCACTGATGAGATCGGCGACATCGGCATCAAGGCGCACGCTTTCGCCTTCGCAAGCCTGCAACGTCAGACGCTCAATGATTTCATCGCGCGTGCGGCCGCCGAGCGGGGCATCGCCAGCCGCGTCGATCATATTCTCGATGGTGGGCTTCAGCTCCATCAACTTGAGACCCGCGAGCTTATCCACGGTGCGCTCTGCATCGCTGCCCTCGCCCGCCACCATGCGCGCCAAGAGTTTTTCGAAATAGCCCGTGCGCCAGACATGACGCTTCAGCCGTCCGCGCCATTGGGCGGGTACATCGAGGGCATCGATCAGGGTGTTGAAGAGGCCGAGATCGCCCACGATCATGGAGAAATTGTTTACACCGCCCGCGCGCACCGCCTCGGCGGCAAGGCCCATCATTTCGGCATCGCCCGCGGCACGATCCGGCAAGCCGAGCAACTCAGCGCCCGCTTGCCAAAACTGGCCTGCACCAGGCTGATGGCGGAAGGCAGGACCGTGATAGCAAAGCCGCGCCGGATAAGGATTTCCGCTCTCCACCTGCCACTTACAGGTCGGGATGGTGAGGTCGGGGCGCAGACACAACTCCTGGCCCGACGGATCAGTCAGCTCGAAAGTGCGGCGGCGGATATCCTCGCCCGAACGGTCAACGAAAAGGTGCGCGGGCTGAAGGATCGCAGGCTCGTGCCGCGTATAGCCTTTAGCGCCAAAAACGCCGAGCACCGCATTGGCGACACCATCCAGCGCCGCAATCTCGTCAGGACCATAGGTGGGAAAGGACGGCATTTATTGCCCCAGCATGGAAAGCACCTTGGCCACCATGTCTTCGCGTTTGACGGTTTCTTGCGCAGCCCGCGCGCCGACCCATTCGGCCCGACTTTCGACCGATTTGGAAAGCTCCGCACCGAGCTTCAGGTCTTTGATGGTGACGACACCTTGAGCGCGTTCGTCATCGCCTTCCATCACCACCAGCGCCGCGTCGCGCTTATCGGCATATTTGAGCTGGTCTGGGATTTTCTTAGTGCCGACATAGGTCTCCGCA encodes:
- a CDS encoding metal-sensing transcriptional repressor gives rise to the protein MTKADPKLLSRLARIEGQVRGVIRMVEEERYCIDVLNQTQAIKAALSKVEAEVLKGHAAHCVAHAIKSGNARDQKQKFDELVELFSRYGK
- a CDS encoding heavy metal translocating P-type ATPase; the encoded protein is MENETLNLKDPVCGMTPAPEKAIAKGNTSVRDGVRYIFCCAGCKTKFDAEPTRYVVSSPATAGDPGGVAEPSTPIHRSILKPAEPRDLDGPQSRAKTHGGTCCEHHHHTAPKPPPANAKNILYTCPMHPEVKQMGPGDCPLCGMALEPADPTAAQDDSELKDMSFRFKVSLALTLPVFLLAMAGDAIPLSHQIKAIIEAVLAAPVVAWLGWPFFVRGWKGAISGHANMFTLIGLGVAVSYLYSLAVLIAPGIVPMAVHGKMGPPVYFEAAAVIITLVLLGQVLELKARAGTGAALRALLDLSPKTALRRTANGTETIAQADIQLGDELIVRPGEAVPTDGEVIEGMSAIDESLLTGESMPVAKHTGDAVTGGTLNGQGALTIRATRIGADTMLAKIVALVAEAQRSRAPTQSLADAVSAWFVPIVTGVAILAFIAWLAAGYNFDYALLAAVSVLIIACPCALGLATPMSVMVAVGKGAHSGVLVKNAAALEKFAAADVLVLDKTGTITEGRPSLTAIYAPQGENELLTLAAALEVKSAHPLAKAVLEAAKDLTLPAVENFESITGQGLKGRIEGAEIRIGNAAFMAGIDLSALEAETTRHAGATLLYVARNTEALGFLAVQDKLKPDAAVLLKSLDLKIVLATGDSEEAAAAIAAEAGISEPHARLMPEGKAELVRNLQGQGHTVAFAGDGVNDAPALAAADVAIAMGGGSDAAIETAGLVLLKGDLSALLKARHLARAARTNMKQNLAFAFFYNALGVPLAAGVLYPFTGWLLSPMIAAAAMSFSSVSVIANALRLKGARL
- the mtgA gene encoding monofunctional biosynthetic peptidoglycan transglycosylase, with amino-acid sequence MVKRVWSKSKRPSWLRRILWAVFALLVPLPLAYLVIFRFVPIPITPQMIGDYVTLQEVHQSWRSIDDMSPALRHAVIGSEDQLFCTHHGFDWDDIQLALKQHDEKPGKKLRGASTISQQVARTLFLAPVRSWVRKGLEAYLTVLVEFTWPKKRILEAYLNLVDWGHGNYGAEAAAQAYFHKSAAKLTASEAARLASILPNPDKWKAQKAGKARMSRAMAREHEASRDDLDRCVR
- a CDS encoding glutathione S-transferase family protein, with translation MTHLVFQPASRLVRLVLGEKRLVVDLQPGEDFHAQLPVFEDEDETRCVGLWAILDHVEGNYPDAPLIPEDAAERGEALRWLDWTATVFTDQVTRRVVFEKANPRFTGNPSRSTPDMNVIRAGRDALRDMIPMLAATMDERGNLVSRACTIADLALAAHISSLDYFGEIAWDQSAPLKEWYMRMKSRPSFRSLLADRVPGQPPIKYYADLDF
- the queG gene encoding tRNA epoxyqueuosine(34) reductase QueG — translated: MPISISELSEAVRQRAKEEGFDVVRLAKAVAPPHATERLSEFLEAGRHGEMEWLAKNAEKRADPSVLWPEAKSIIVLGVNYGPDHDPRDDLGDKTRGAISVYARGDDYHDVIKKKLKSFAGHLCATYGGDAKVFVDTAPVLEKAIAEQSGMGWQGKHTNLVSRDYGSWLFLGSVFTTLELEADEPHLTHCGQCRACLDACPTEAFLSPFRMDARRCVSYLTIENKGPIPAEFRIAIGNRIYGCDDCLSACPWNKFAQTSQEAQFAACAITQQPKLADLARLDDAEFRTLFRASPIKRIGRDRFIRNVLIAIGNSGDQTLAAEAERLLTDASPLVRGMAVWALSRLRSNFESLRARHRPSETDPAVLEEWDRV
- a CDS encoding alpha/beta hydrolase, with translation MADPFTFARDGGETIAYRRIAGRGPGILWLGGFHSDMSGSKAQALSDWAEKNDRAFLRFDYFGHGESSGDFAAGTISRWRDDALAVLDELTEGPQMLVGSSMGGWISTLLAHARPERVAGMLLIAPAPDFTEDLIWSRMPPEVQAVVQEKGVWNYAEGGYPITRTLLEDGRNNLVLNKILRAKWPVRILHGTADTDVPWQQGFKLVDQIEGDVTFTLVKGADHRISSPTNLKLIEITLEALLKEMDAC
- a CDS encoding M48 family metallopeptidase — encoded protein: MRFKVLFLLAAFLFGMAAPASAQAVPLRAPTSHIEVGTLPPAGVSSFDPVKATDAYLAQVPAAKRAKTDAYFEGGYVLQVVDLIYGLVIAGVLLWGKFSSRMREFAEGVTRHRFWQAPIYIAQYVVVTTVLMLPLAVYEGFFREHKYGLSNQTLGQWAGEFGIGFVIQLIGMTVLLTLIYAAARAARRAWWIWGAGITIAGMVFMMLIAPIVVEPLFNKYTPLPDSGMKNAILSMARANGIPAKNVYVVDASKQTKKVSANVAGLFGTTRIALNDNLLNRGTPSEVLSVLGHEMGHYVMNHVGNFVVWMGLLILFGFWFVDKAFYGLAGIFGGNWDARSIDDPAGLPAVMALISVFFFFATPVTNTMIRTQEIEADIYGLNAVRQPDAFAKVALMAGEYRKLEPGKLEETVFFDHPSGRNRILMAMRWKAEHLNDPDIMAGPISPQ
- the hisG gene encoding ATP phosphoribosyltransferase; protein product: MTDMVTLAVPSKGRLKEQFDAYLGTAGIALKQTAGARGYRATVEGHPGIDVMLLSSSEIAASLANGDVHLGVTGEDLIREAAPELDRRIALLQPLGFGFADVVVAVPASWIDVSTMADLDDICAAYATRHKKRLRIATKYTQLTRSYFASAGISDYRIVPSAGATEGAPTAGTAEAIVDITTTGSTLKANGLKILDDGVILKSQATLAQSLMAEWSAEQRSAAAAFLVPLGVSLK
- a CDS encoding ATP phosphoribosyltransferase regulatory subunit, which encodes MPSFPTYGPDEIAALDGVANAVLGVFGAKGYTRHEPAILQPAHLFVDRSGEDIRRRTFELTDPSGQELCLRPDLTIPTCKWQVESGNPYPARLCYHGPAFRHQPGAGQFWQAGAELLGLPDRAAGDAEMMGLAAEAVRAGGVNNFSMIVGDLGLFNTLIDALDVPAQWRGRLKRHVWRTGYFEKLLARMVAGEGSDAERTVDKLAGLKLMELKPTIENMIDAAGDAPLGGRTRDEIIERLTLQACEGESVRLDADVADLISEFLKVSGPCEEALERLRALTKPVAVKMLKPLSAMADRLHALKSMDIDPARVRFVAHFGRNLEYYTGFVFEFWTHSGEVAGGGRYDTLMETLGAPRGTTAVGCAIRTERLIAARAAQ